Proteins found in one Flavobacterium channae genomic segment:
- a CDS encoding rhodanese-like domain-containing protein, whose protein sequence is MGILDFLGLGSKTNDVQEYVQKGAIILDVRTPEEFKDGHIKGSKNIALQVLNGNIETIKKWNKPIIACCRSGMRSAQATSMLQQNGIDCINGGGWQSLESKL, encoded by the coding sequence ATGGGAATTTTAGATTTTTTAGGATTAGGAAGTAAAACAAATGATGTACAAGAATATGTTCAAAAAGGCGCTATTATTTTAGACGTAAGAACACCTGAAGAGTTTAAAGACGGACACATTAAAGGTTCTAAAAATATTGCTTTACAAGTTTTAAATGGAAACATTGAAACCATAAAAAAATGGAACAAACCGATTATCGCTTGTTGTCGTTCTGGAATGCGAAGTGCGCAAGCTACTTCCATGCTACAACAAAACGGAATTGATTGCATCAACGGTGGTGGTTGGCAAAGTTTAGAAAGTAAATTATAA
- a CDS encoding urocanate hydratase, translated as MTFQEQILEGIPSVLPNPKPYEAEINHAPKRKEILTEEEKKLALKNALRYFEPKHHATLIPEFKAELETYGRIYMYRLRPDYKMYARPISEYPGKSEQAKAIMLMIQNNLDYAVAQHPHELITYGGNGAVFQNWAQYRLTMKYLAEMTDEQTLVMYSGHPMGLFPSHKEAPRVVVTNGMVIPNYSKPDDWEKMNALGVSQYGQMTAGSYMYIGPQGIVHGTTITVLNGFRKIKKSPKGGLFVTSGLGGMSGAQPKAGNIAGCVTVCAEVNPKITHIRHSQGWINEIIDNIDELVPRVKKALENQEVVSIAYLGNVVDVWERFDQENLHIDLGSDQTSLHNPWAGGYYPIGFTFEESNEMMANEPERFKEEVRKTLRRHAEAINKHTAKGTYFFDYGNAFLLESSRAGADVMNDHPTLGREFKYPSYVQDIMGPMCFDYGFGPFRWVCASGNPEDLAKTDKIACDVLEEMMKNSPSAIQQQMADNIQWIKGAQENKLVVGSQARILYADAEGRIKIAEAFNQAIARGEIGYVILGRDHHDVSGTDSPYRETSNIYDGSRFTADMAIHNVIGDSFRGATWVSIHNGGGVGWGEVINGGFGMVLDGSKEASRRLESMLFWDVNNGISRRSWARNEGAIFAIKRAMETQPLLKITIPTIVDESLL; from the coding sequence ATGACATTTCAAGAACAAATATTAGAAGGTATTCCATCGGTTCTACCCAATCCAAAACCTTATGAAGCAGAAATTAATCACGCTCCAAAAAGGAAAGAAATCTTAACAGAAGAAGAAAAAAAATTAGCTTTAAAAAATGCACTTCGTTATTTTGAACCAAAACATCATGCAACTTTAATTCCAGAATTCAAAGCGGAACTAGAAACTTACGGAAGAATTTACATGTACCGTTTGCGTCCTGATTATAAGATGTATGCTCGTCCAATTTCAGAATATCCTGGAAAAAGCGAACAAGCCAAAGCGATTATGCTAATGATTCAAAACAACTTGGATTACGCTGTAGCCCAACATCCTCATGAGTTAATTACCTATGGCGGAAATGGTGCGGTTTTTCAAAACTGGGCACAATATCGCTTAACGATGAAATATTTGGCCGAAATGACTGACGAGCAAACCTTAGTCATGTATTCGGGTCATCCAATGGGATTATTTCCATCGCATAAAGAAGCACCAAGAGTTGTGGTTACAAATGGAATGGTTATCCCAAATTACTCCAAACCAGACGATTGGGAAAAAATGAATGCTTTAGGAGTTTCGCAATACGGACAAATGACGGCTGGAAGTTATATGTACATTGGTCCACAAGGAATTGTACATGGAACTACAATCACTGTTTTAAACGGATTTAGAAAAATTAAAAAATCACCAAAAGGCGGATTATTCGTAACTTCTGGATTAGGAGGTATGAGTGGTGCTCAACCAAAAGCTGGAAATATTGCAGGTTGTGTTACGGTTTGTGCCGAAGTAAATCCAAAAATTACACACATTCGTCATTCACAAGGTTGGATTAATGAGATAATTGATAACATTGACGAATTAGTTCCTCGAGTTAAAAAAGCGTTAGAAAATCAAGAAGTAGTTTCCATTGCTTATTTAGGAAATGTGGTAGATGTTTGGGAACGATTTGACCAAGAAAATTTACATATCGATTTAGGTTCTGACCAAACTTCTCTACACAATCCTTGGGCTGGAGGCTACTACCCTATCGGATTTACCTTTGAAGAATCGAATGAAATGATGGCAAATGAACCAGAGCGCTTCAAAGAAGAAGTTAGAAAAACACTTCGTCGTCATGCTGAAGCAATTAACAAACATACAGCTAAAGGAACGTATTTCTTTGATTATGGAAATGCCTTTTTATTAGAATCTTCAAGAGCAGGTGCCGATGTTATGAATGACCATCCAACATTAGGTCGTGAATTCAAATATCCAAGTTACGTTCAAGATATTATGGGACCAATGTGTTTCGATTATGGTTTTGGACCATTCCGTTGGGTTTGTGCTTCAGGAAATCCAGAAGATTTAGCAAAAACGGATAAAATTGCTTGCGATGTTTTAGAAGAAATGATGAAAAATTCACCGTCAGCAATCCAACAACAAATGGCAGATAACATTCAATGGATTAAAGGTGCCCAAGAAAATAAATTAGTGGTTGGTTCGCAAGCAAGAATTCTTTATGCTGATGCCGAAGGACGAATTAAAATTGCAGAAGCTTTCAATCAAGCGATTGCCCGTGGTGAAATTGGCTATGTAATTTTAGGTCGCGACCATCATGATGTTTCCGGAACCGATTCTCCTTACAGAGAAACTTCCAACATTTATGACGGCTCTAGATTTACCGCTGACATGGCGATTCACAATGTCATTGGTGATAGTTTCCGAGGTGCTACTTGGGTTTCTATTCACAATGGCGGTGGTGTTGGCTGGGGAGAAGTAATTAATGGTGGTTTTGGTATGGTTCTTGATGGTAGTAAAGAAGCATCAAGACGCTTAGAGTCAATGCTTTTTTGGGATGTAAACAACGGCATTTCAAGGAGAAGTTGGGCAAGAAATGAAGGTGCCATTTTTGCAATAAAAAGAGCTATGGAGACGCAACCTTTATTGAAAATTACCATCCCTACTATAGTAGATGAATCATTGTTATAG
- a CDS encoding AsmA-like C-terminal region-containing protein: MENSKKTLLIKILKVTGITFIISLLIIVLLPIIFADTITEKVKVLANKNLEGELNFNDSELSFFKHFPSLTLTLNELNLNGSKPYKSKSLVSAKEISFGIDVWSVVFGNQTEIEEIYLEEAKINILVNRKGEANYNIYKSDSKDTTASSESASLKLENIQINNSQLVYNDKSTKILIEAKGFNYKGKGDLLESNFSLKTSAKIDSLSFTYDKSEYLKNKKVKADLITKINTNSLSFVFEKNDLIINKLPVEFTGAFDFLKNGYQMDFKLKTEDSNLDDLFTALPAEYVSWMNETKMKGKTSAFLTLKGKYIASENLSPELNFNIKVRDGYVKHTKAPYPVEDIFLNLDTKLPNLDINQLKIRLDSLYFDVNKNNLNAILISDGFGKKLTIDSKIKSKLDLKFVSDALQIPNFKLAGNLDADIVSKGNYNKDEKKFPVTKGKFELVNGLIQTAYYPKPIQNINVKANLDCPTGDYQNASFRLTPASFTFEGEPFNLNASFKNFDDITYDVKAKGTLNVAKIYKVFSQKGLDLDGSIKADVSLAGKQSDATNGKYGNLKNSGTLEVKNIRTHSEYLPLPFIIENGTFSFHQDKMHFNNFNGKYGESDISMNGNLQNVINFVLSDNQTLKGDFSFVSNHLNLNEFIPTITDEETENETPKTEVTGVIEIPKNIDLLLQAKATKTKYNDINIENLNGSLSIQNGELKLSNGTLGIIGATAKMNAVYRNEGSQKAYFDYKINASEFDIKRAYNEIKMFREIVTAAESAEGIVGLNYSIKGVLNNQMEPIMPSLEGNGTLSVKQVKMKGFKLLNVVSAKTENPDIKDPDISKVEIKSTIKNNLVTIERFKFKVAGFRLRFEGQTSLDGKLNLKMRIGLPPLGIIGIPIKVLGTQENPDIKLGRKSEDLEETEYVDGVTPINNPAPVNATPTNTTTPVPTIQNDSIKIKNDSIPKIAPAVPVEKTE; encoded by the coding sequence ATGGAAAACTCAAAAAAAACATTACTTATTAAAATTTTAAAAGTAACGGGAATCACTTTTATTATTTCATTACTAATCATTGTATTGTTACCCATCATTTTTGCTGATACCATTACAGAAAAAGTAAAAGTATTAGCCAACAAAAACTTAGAAGGAGAATTGAATTTCAATGACTCAGAATTATCATTTTTCAAACATTTCCCTTCTTTGACTCTGACCTTGAATGAATTAAATCTTAACGGTTCAAAGCCGTATAAAAGTAAATCGCTAGTTTCTGCTAAGGAAATAAGTTTTGGAATCGATGTTTGGTCGGTAGTTTTTGGAAATCAGACAGAAATTGAAGAAATCTATTTAGAGGAAGCAAAGATTAATATTTTAGTCAACCGAAAAGGAGAAGCCAATTACAATATTTATAAATCAGATTCCAAAGACACAACAGCTTCGTCGGAAAGTGCTTCATTAAAATTAGAAAACATTCAAATCAATAATAGTCAGTTGGTTTATAATGATAAATCAACTAAAATTCTTATCGAAGCAAAAGGTTTTAACTACAAAGGGAAAGGTGATTTATTAGAATCAAATTTCAGTTTAAAAACATCCGCTAAAATTGACAGCTTGAGCTTTACTTATGACAAAAGCGAGTATTTAAAAAACAAAAAAGTAAAAGCCGATTTAATCACTAAAATCAACACCAACTCACTTTCTTTCGTTTTTGAGAAAAATGACTTGATTATCAACAAACTACCTGTTGAATTTACCGGAGCATTTGATTTCTTAAAGAATGGCTATCAAATGGATTTTAAATTAAAAACAGAAGACAGCAATTTAGATGACTTATTTACAGCCTTACCTGCTGAATATGTTTCATGGATGAATGAAACCAAAATGAAAGGAAAAACATCTGCTTTCTTAACATTAAAAGGAAAATACATTGCTTCTGAAAATTTAAGTCCAGAATTAAACTTCAACATAAAAGTTAGAGATGGTTACGTAAAACACACAAAAGCACCTTACCCAGTTGAAGACATTTTCCTAAACTTAGACACGAAATTACCTAACTTAGACATCAATCAATTGAAAATAAGATTGGATTCGTTGTATTTTGATGTCAATAAAAATAACTTAAATGCTATTTTAATCTCTGATGGTTTTGGAAAAAAACTAACAATCGATTCTAAAATTAAATCAAAACTCGATTTGAAATTTGTTAGTGATGCATTACAAATTCCAAACTTTAAATTAGCAGGTAATCTTGATGCTGATATTGTTTCAAAAGGAAACTATAATAAAGACGAAAAGAAATTTCCTGTTACAAAAGGAAAATTTGAACTCGTTAATGGTTTAATTCAAACGGCTTATTATCCAAAACCTATTCAAAACATAAACGTAAAAGCAAATTTAGATTGTCCTACAGGTGATTATCAAAATGCAAGTTTTAGATTGACTCCAGCAAGTTTTACATTTGAAGGTGAACCTTTTAATTTAAATGCTTCATTTAAAAACTTTGATGATATTACTTACGATGTAAAAGCAAAAGGAACTTTAAACGTTGCGAAAATTTACAAAGTGTTTTCTCAAAAAGGATTGGATTTAGATGGTTCAATAAAAGCTGACGTTAGTTTGGCTGGAAAACAAAGTGATGCTACAAACGGAAAATATGGCAATCTTAAAAATAGCGGCACGCTTGAAGTAAAAAACATTCGTACTCATAGCGAGTATTTACCATTACCGTTTATAATTGAGAACGGTACATTTTCTTTCCATCAAGACAAGATGCATTTCAATAATTTCAATGGAAAATATGGCGAATCCGATATTAGTATGAATGGAAATTTACAAAACGTAATCAATTTCGTTTTATCTGATAATCAAACTCTCAAAGGTGATTTCTCATTTGTTTCAAACCATTTAAATCTGAACGAATTTATTCCAACAATTACAGACGAGGAAACAGAAAACGAAACTCCTAAAACAGAAGTTACTGGTGTAATTGAAATTCCTAAAAATATTGATTTACTTCTTCAAGCAAAAGCTACAAAAACAAAATATAACGACATCAATATCGAAAATTTAAATGGTAGTTTAAGCATTCAAAATGGCGAATTAAAACTTTCAAACGGAACGCTAGGCATAATTGGTGCTACTGCTAAAATGAATGCTGTTTATAGAAATGAAGGTTCGCAAAAAGCTTATTTCGATTACAAAATTAATGCTTCGGAATTTGATATAAAACGTGCTTACAATGAAATTAAAATGTTCCGAGAAATTGTAACTGCAGCCGAAAGCGCTGAAGGAATCGTTGGTCTTAATTATTCAATAAAAGGAGTTTTAAACAATCAAATGGAACCTATAATGCCTTCATTAGAAGGAAACGGAACATTATCGGTAAAACAAGTTAAAATGAAAGGGTTTAAATTATTAAATGTCGTTTCTGCCAAAACAGAAAACCCTGACATTAAAGATCCTGACATTTCGAAAGTAGAAATTAAATCAACCATAAAAAACAACCTTGTAACTATTGAAAGATTTAAGTTTAAAGTAGCTGGATTTAGATTACGATTTGAAGGACAAACGAGTTTAGATGGAAAATTGAATTTAAAAATGAGAATTGGTTTACCTCCATTAGGCATTATTGGAATTCCAATTAAAGTTTTAGGAACTCAAGAAAATCCCGATATTAAGCTTGGTAGAAAATCTGAAGATTTAGAAGAAACAGAATATGTAGATGGTGTAACTCCAATAAACAATCCTGCACCAGTAAATGCAACACCTACAAACACAACAACTCCTGTTCCTACGATTCAGAATGACAGTATTAAAATTAAAAACGATAGCATTCCGAAAATAGCACCAGCGGTTCCTGTAGAAAAAACAGAGTAA
- a CDS encoding aromatic amino acid hydroxylase, with translation METHFESNPLIDRLPKHLKQFIKPQVYEDYTPINQAVWRYVMRKNVDYLSKVAHSSYLEGLQKTGLEIDNIPNMYGMNRILKEIGWAAVAVDGFIPPNAFMEFQAYNVLVIACDIRQLEHIEYTPAPDIIHEGAGHAPIIANPEYAEYLRRFGEIGCKAISSARDYELYEAIRLLSILKEAEDTPEEEIKKAEEQVDFLQNNMGELSEMSRIRNLHWWTVEYGLIGTVDNPKIYGAGLLSSIGESSWCMTDNVKKIPYDISAADQSFDITKPQPQLYVTSDFAQLSQVLEEFANKMALRTGGLSGIQKLINSKALGTIELSTGLQISGFFTNFIEDEGKPVYVQTTGKTALSHREKELVGHGTEYHAEGFGSPIGKLKGINLAIEEMSPRDLRAYDIYEGEQVTLEFEGNIKVVGEIVTGTRNLQGEILLIKFKNCTVTHNDTVLFQPEWGIYDMAVGKKVISAFSGPADVNSFDMINHVPSSQTIKQKKSAEREELENLYLSVRNIRENKKATTTLKEAFGAVSANHSNDWLLSVEIVELAKKEGNTDLVDKVLNHLEKVKINRPEIAHLVDNGLELIFEKEGIV, from the coding sequence ATGGAAACGCATTTTGAAAGTAATCCTTTGATTGACAGATTACCTAAACATTTAAAACAATTCATTAAACCACAAGTTTATGAGGATTATACTCCCATAAATCAAGCTGTTTGGCGATATGTAATGCGTAAAAATGTCGACTATCTTTCAAAAGTTGCTCATAGCTCTTACTTAGAAGGCTTGCAAAAAACAGGTTTGGAAATTGATAATATTCCAAATATGTATGGCATGAACCGAATTTTAAAAGAAATCGGTTGGGCTGCAGTTGCCGTTGATGGTTTTATTCCGCCAAATGCTTTTATGGAATTCCAAGCATACAATGTTTTAGTAATTGCTTGCGACATTCGCCAATTAGAACATATTGAATACACACCTGCTCCAGATATTATCCACGAAGGTGCTGGCCATGCTCCTATTATAGCAAATCCAGAATATGCAGAATATTTAAGACGATTTGGTGAAATTGGCTGTAAAGCTATTTCATCTGCACGTGATTATGAATTGTATGAAGCTATTCGTTTGCTTTCTATTTTAAAAGAAGCAGAAGATACTCCAGAAGAAGAAATTAAAAAAGCAGAGGAACAAGTGGATTTCTTACAGAATAATATGGGTGAACTATCAGAAATGTCGCGTATTAGAAACCTACATTGGTGGACAGTAGAATATGGTTTAATTGGAACCGTTGACAATCCAAAAATCTATGGCGCGGGATTACTTTCTTCAATTGGAGAAAGCTCTTGGTGCATGACCGATAATGTAAAGAAAATTCCATACGATATTTCGGCAGCCGACCAAAGTTTTGATATTACAAAACCGCAACCTCAACTTTATGTAACATCTGATTTTGCTCAATTGAGTCAAGTTTTAGAGGAGTTTGCGAATAAAATGGCATTACGAACTGGAGGATTATCGGGCATTCAAAAACTAATAAACTCTAAAGCTTTAGGAACTATTGAATTGAGTACTGGTTTGCAAATTTCCGGTTTTTTCACCAATTTTATTGAGGACGAAGGAAAACCAGTTTATGTTCAAACCACAGGAAAAACAGCACTTTCTCATCGAGAAAAAGAATTAGTAGGTCACGGAACAGAATATCACGCAGAAGGCTTTGGTTCGCCAATTGGAAAACTAAAAGGCATCAACTTGGCCATTGAAGAAATGAGTCCAAGAGACTTGCGTGCATATGATATTTACGAAGGTGAGCAAGTGACTTTGGAATTTGAAGGCAACATCAAAGTTGTTGGCGAAATTGTAACGGGAACTCGCAATTTACAAGGTGAGATCTTATTGATTAAATTTAAAAATTGTACCGTGACTCATAATGACACGGTTCTTTTCCAACCCGAATGGGGCATTTATGATATGGCTGTGGGTAAAAAAGTGATTTCAGCTTTTTCTGGTCCAGCTGATGTGAATAGTTTTGATATGATTAATCATGTTCCTTCATCTCAAACAATCAAGCAAAAGAAATCTGCCGAAAGAGAAGAATTAGAAAACTTATATTTAAGTGTTCGAAATATTAGAGAAAACAAAAAGGCTACAACCACATTAAAAGAAGCTTTTGGTGCGGTTTCAGCTAATCATTCAAATGATTGGTTATTATCAGTTGAAATTGTTGAGCTTGCAAAAAAAGAAGGCAATACTGATTTAGTAGATAAAGTGCTAAATCACTTGGAAAAAGTAAAAATCAATCGCCCAGAAATTGCTCATTTAGTTGACAACGGATTGGAATTGATTTTTGAGAAAGAAGGGATTGTTTAA
- a CDS encoding DUF4136 domain-containing protein — protein MKTLKFLSVFLLAVFLASCSSVRVNADYDKKTNFINYKTYAYLKSGIDKVEISDLDKKRILYSIDEVMATKGFTKSESPDVLISIFTKERERVDIYNNAGFGWGWGWGWNPWWGMGYSSVVTTPEGTLFIDIIDAKTKELVWQGEGSGYLTTNTDKKDARIKEFVSKILEQYPPK, from the coding sequence ATGAAAACTTTAAAATTTCTATCGGTATTTTTATTAGCTGTATTTTTAGCTTCTTGTAGTTCTGTTAGAGTTAATGCAGACTATGATAAAAAAACAAACTTTATTAATTATAAAACCTACGCTTATTTAAAAAGCGGAATAGATAAAGTTGAAATTTCCGATTTAGACAAGAAAAGAATTCTCTATTCTATAGATGAAGTAATGGCAACCAAAGGCTTTACCAAATCTGAAAGTCCTGATGTTTTAATTAGTATTTTCACAAAAGAAAGAGAACGTGTTGATATTTATAACAATGCAGGTTTCGGCTGGGGCTGGGGCTGGGGTTGGAATCCTTGGTGGGGAATGGGTTATAGCAGTGTAGTTACAACTCCAGAAGGCACCTTGTTTATCGACATTATAGATGCAAAAACAAAAGAATTAGTTTGGCAAGGAGAAGGTAGCGGATACCTTACTACCAATACCGACAAAAAAGATGCTCGAATTAAAGAATTTGTCTCAAAGATATTAGAACAATATCCTCCCAAATAA
- a CDS encoding DUF6340 family protein, giving the protein MIKNCIKIITILNLLILLVSCSATNGLTLSVTEPAPILLNKKSSKIGILNRSLPDKKYEVFDAIDKILTAEGRDLDKLGSYSAIESLKKELLNNNKIQSVTIIDTLESKKYGIDQFTSELSWQKIEELCRVYDLDAIYELSYFDTDSKINYKTIKSEAKNAFGLKIPVIEHEATITTLIKSGWRIYDNNDKAIVDVYYTNNTIQLSGRGINPLKAFETVQSRKDAVLAVSKNIGKSYALQILPFNIRVSRDYYVKGTPNFEIGKRRAQAGKWDSAAELWLLETKNTNPKIAGRACYNMGIINEINGDINAAIEWTTKSYTDYADKNALRYINILKNRKAKNEQLIRESN; this is encoded by the coding sequence ATGATTAAGAATTGTATCAAAATAATAACAATTTTAAACTTACTCATATTATTAGTATCGTGTAGCGCTACAAACGGATTAACTTTGTCGGTTACTGAGCCTGCTCCTATTTTATTAAATAAGAAATCGTCAAAAATTGGAATTCTTAATCGTAGTTTACCGGATAAGAAATACGAAGTTTTTGATGCTATTGATAAAATCTTAACCGCAGAAGGAAGAGATTTAGACAAATTAGGTAGCTACTCGGCTATTGAAAGTTTGAAAAAAGAACTTCTAAATAACAATAAAATTCAAAGTGTTACTATAATAGACACTTTAGAATCTAAGAAATATGGAATTGACCAATTTACCAGCGAATTATCTTGGCAAAAGATTGAAGAACTTTGCCGAGTTTATGATTTAGATGCTATATATGAACTTTCTTATTTTGATACCGATTCTAAAATCAATTACAAAACCATAAAAAGTGAAGCTAAAAATGCTTTTGGTTTAAAAATTCCTGTTATAGAACACGAAGCCACGATTACGACTTTAATAAAATCGGGTTGGAGAATTTACGATAATAATGATAAAGCCATTGTTGATGTTTATTATACAAACAACACTATACAATTAAGTGGAAGAGGCATAAATCCTTTAAAAGCTTTTGAAACCGTTCAATCTAGAAAAGATGCAGTTTTAGCTGTTTCAAAAAACATTGGAAAATCATATGCGCTTCAAATTTTGCCATTTAACATAAGAGTTAGTAGAGATTACTACGTAAAAGGAACTCCAAATTTTGAAATTGGTAAACGTAGAGCACAAGCTGGAAAATGGGATAGCGCAGCAGAATTGTGGTTATTAGAAACCAAAAACACCAATCCTAAAATTGCTGGTCGTGCTTGCTATAACATGGGAATCATCAATGAAATAAATGGTGATATTAATGCGGCAATTGAATGGACTACAAAATCATACACTGATTATGCCGATAAAAATGCTTTACGCTATATTAATATTCTAAAAAATAGAAAGGCAAAAAACGAACAATTGATTAGGGAAAGCAATTAA
- a CDS encoding DUF5522 domain-containing protein: MNNELNPNNLKEGEDFYYTPEGYKCFTEKYHLKRGYCCKSGCRHCPYGFDKKTGTNKK; encoded by the coding sequence ATGAACAATGAATTAAATCCAAATAATTTAAAAGAAGGAGAAGATTTTTATTATACTCCTGAAGGATACAAATGCTTTACAGAAAAATATCATTTAAAAAGAGGTTATTGCTGTAAAAGTGGGTGCAGACATTGCCCTTATGGTTTTGATAAAAAAACTGGAACTAATAAAAAATAA